The following proteins are co-located in the Saccharomycodes ludwigii strain NBRC 1722 chromosome V, whole genome shotgun sequence genome:
- a CDS encoding class I SAM-dependent methyltransferase (similar to Saccharomyces cerevisiae YHR209W | CRG1 | Cantharidin Resistance Gene) has protein sequence MSTFADQKFDSKHYKDNRPTYPESLYNAILSYHKGERETAVDVGCGTGIGTFPLLKYFHHVIGTDPSSKMLEPANELKKEFEQKNTDKTIKFLCCKAENLSSVLPPDSVDLITCAEAIHWFDTDKFFKEAYKVLKTNGTLAIWAYVEPRFLDYPKANEIYEKFVFNDDRYMGLCWQ, from the coding sequence atgtctaCATTTGCAGACCAAAAGTTTGATTCAAAACATTACAAGGATAACAGACCAACATACCCTGAATCTTTATATAACGCCATTCTTTCATATCATAAGGGTGAAAGAGAAACTGCAGTTGACGTTGGTTGTGGTACTGGTATTGGAACTTTCCCTTTATTGAAATACTTCCATCATGTTATTGGTACTGATCCTTCAAGTAAGATGTTAGAACCAGCTAACgaactaaaaaaagaatttgaacaaaaaaacactgacaaaactataaaatttttgtgtTGTAAAGCTGAAAACCTGAGCTCTGTTCTTCCACCAGATTCAGTTGATTTAATCACTTGTGCAGAAGCCATTCATTGGTTTGATACAGACAAGTTCTTCAAGGAAGCTtataaagttttgaaaactaATGGCACGTTGGCTATTTGGGCTTATGTCGAACCAAGGTTTCTTGATTATCCAAAGGCAAACGAAATTTATGagaaatttgtttttaacgATGATAGATATATGGGCCTATGCTGGCAATAG
- a CDS encoding uncharacterized protein (similar to Saccharomyces cerevisiae YHR211W | FLO5 | FLOcculation (paralog of YAR050W | FLO1)), producing the protein MMFIIYKRAILLLTFFIYLFAKIIDAQELPDTNDACSPITDPINGFKVRWYNYTYNDGTTFSNLDYMAYGYYQNSAPYHFQNGVSTVTFATGYPCYYNESDLADYFICKTAHYFLNPGVSYPWTCPDADAPYNSYISPETGDYTFTLGNVDDSAGVLFGDNAFGCCEQNDITATSTDFFLNAIRGWYSGVDGDSSSEKTLFGGLYYPLRIVFTNALGKANMNFTVTLPDGTVMSDFTNYVFTFDGKESYCPAYEHNTTTYTPWTGAFTSTIGTSVTTSIGSDGIPTTSTIYTVETPEVDAVTTTYIPWTGFVTSTIGNSIITTTGSDGISTTFTIYTVQTPMIPADSTTYEAWTGSVTTTVGTSIFTTTGTDGVPTTSTIYTVQTPTNNGVTTTNVPW; encoded by the exons ATGATGTTCATTATTTACAAGCGAGCgattttattgttaacattctttatatatctatttgcaaaaataattgatGCTCAAGAGTTACCCGATACAAATGATGCTTGTAGTCCAATTACAGATCCAATCAATGGATTTAAAGTGAGATGGTATAATTATACCTATAATGATGGTACCACCTTTAGTAACTTAGATTACATGGCCTATGGATATTATCAAAACTCTGCACCatatcattttcaaaatggTGTAAGTACTGTTACCTTTGCAACAGGATATCCATGTTATTACAATGAAAGTGATTTGGCcgattattttatttgtaaaacagctcattattttttaaatcctGGAGTAAGCTATCCATGGACTTGTCCAGATGCAGATGCTCCATATAATAGCTACATTT CTCCAGAAACCGGTGATTATACTTTTACGCTAGGAAATGTTGATGATTCTGCTGGTGTTTTATTTGGGGATAATGCCTTTGGATGTTGTGAACAAAATGATATTACTGCTACTTCAAcagatttttttcttaatgcTATAAGAGGTTGGTATTCAGGAGTAGATGGTGACAGTTCAAGTGAAAAGACGCTATTTGGTGGATTATATTATCCACTAAGAATTGTATTTACCAATGCCTTAGGAAAAGCAAATATGAATTTCACAGTAACTTTACCGGATGGAACTGTAATGAGTGATTTTACAAATTACGTATTTACATTCGATGGAAAAGAATCTTATTGCCCAGCCTATGAACACAATACTACTACCTACACGCCATGGACTGGTGCATttacttctaccattggtactagtgtaactaccagtattggctcagacggtattccaactacatctACCATTTACAccgttgaaactccagaagttgatgCTGTTACAACCACCTACataccatggactggttttgttacatctactattggtaaTAGCATTATAACTACTACCGGTTCCGATGGTATTTCAACCACCTTTACCATTTATACAGTACAAACTCCAATGATTCCAGCTGATAGTACTACATATGAAGCTTGGACTGGATctgttactactactgttGGTACTTCAATTtttactactactggtactgatggaGTACCAACcacatctaccatctacacagtgcAAACGCCTACCAACAAtggtgttactaccactaatGTACCATGG
- a CDS encoding uncharacterized protein (similar to Saccharomyces cerevisiae YDR034C-D | retrotransposon genes): MSSNLNNKAGLIGDPDFSQYGDFAQDSNVVKDDKTIKRLLLTSYFTINERNVPRSNFRSFCKVFLDLVASCGLEYIFDVGPNGVRPSKTVIRCINNLFYQKQAYFPREFKDSQPYDMLVELANEDSDEDDEESYDSICREWKKLHYDGSQNAKIFKKSLLRLVAKTKASSAPMSDYEIKYRLIKSLKGAYANISDYIDYQYNGLENVKLEDILDIIVKRYDQYKKTKSVRSRVDNEVKAYGRSHKHDDYGSMTESSTKAKIVCYSCNKEGHYKNECPSLIVKKDSFKSNASTLTKGKVKLVNNQENMTKVSRVDVNNQDGETEEGLTEISLRPICIKIGFQEIELWPSLYQKNYDGVEGIKHTILLGLFVDDMVVVSSKECDFKELVAMLNTRYTVKTVNDGSEPIYDILGLEIEYKVGSHLSMTMGKSLEEKLPKLVLEI; this comes from the coding sequence ATGTCTAGTAACTTGAATAATAAAGCGGGTTTAATCGGTGACCCCGATTTTTCCCAATATGGTGATTTTGCCCAGGATAGTAATGTTGTCAAAGATGACAAGACTATCAagagattattattaacttcTTATTTCACAATTAATGAAAGAAATGTTCCGAGGAGCAATTTTAGAAGTTTCTGTAAAGTATTTTTAGATCTAGTTGCTAGCTGTGGCCTTGAATACATATTTGATGTTGGTCCAAACGGCGTTCGCCCTAGCAAAACTGTGATTAGATGTATAAATAACTTGTTTTACCAAAAGCAAGCTTATTTTCCCCGTGAATTTAAGGATTCGCAACCATATGATATGTTAGTTGAGTTGGCGAATGAGGATtctgatgaagatgatgaagaaagCTATGACAGTATTTGTCGTGAGTGGAAAAAGTTACATTACGATGGTTCACAAAATGCTAAGATCTTCAAGAAAAGTTTATTGAGATTAGTTGCTAAAACCAAAGCATCCAGTGCACCAATGAGTGActatgaaataaaataccgTCTcattaaatctttaaaagGAGCCTACGCTAACATTAGTGATTATATTGATTATCAGTATAATGGATTAGAAAATGTCAAATTAGAAGACATATTGGATATCATTGTCAAACGGTATGATCAATACAAAAAGACCAAGTCAGTAAGGTCAAGAGTTGATAATGAAGTTAAAGCTTATGGTCGTAGTCATAAACATGATGATTACGGATCCATGACCGAATCCAGTACCAAAGCAAAGATAGTGTGTTACAGTTGTAACAAGGAGGGtcattataaaaatgaatgTCCTAGTCTTATTGTGAAAAAGGATAGTTTTAAATCTAATGCCTCGACACTTACCAAAGGTAAAGTTAAGCTGGTTAACAATCAGGAGAATATGACTAAAGTTAGTCGTGTTGATGTTAATAATCAGGATGGTGAGACTGAGGAAGGTCTTACTGAAATTAGTCTTAGGCCTATCTGCATTAAGATAGGTTTCCAAGAAATTGAACTTTGGCCTTCATTGTATCAAAAGAATTACGATGGTGTTGAAGGTATCAAGCACACCATTCTTTTGGGCCTATTTGTAGATGACATGGTGGTTGTCTCCTCCAAAGAATGTGATTTTAAAGAACTGGTTGCTATGTTGAATACGCGCTACACGGTTAAAACAGTCAATGATGGAAGTGAACCTATTTATGATATTCTTGGATTAGAAATAGAATATAAGGTTGGTAGTCATTTGTCAATGACTATGGGGAAGTCTTTGGAAGAAAAACTCCCAAAGTTAGTGTTGGAAATTTGA
- a CDS encoding uncharacterized protein (similar to Saccharomyces cerevisiae YOL140W | ARG8 | ARGinine requiring) — translation MNPSIFFFPFFSLSAMLFFAQIIKVSNPNIYVYIKNKKNIHAEKVEKYKIHHKILIIMTPTDKKSYVFQCKINEKPAQAIAGKGTRITIEKDGKIYSDIIDAVTGAAVGALGWGDEDIVDIITEAAKTSTYSFPSLIGNKQSEELAKFYIDNSPKDAFASALWCCSGSEANESCMKIMYQYWLERGKTKKTKFIVQMKPDLK, via the coding sequence atgaacccttctatatttttttttccttttttctccCTTAGTGctatgttattttttgctcaaataataaaagttagcaatccaaatatatatgtatatataaaaaacaagaaaaatatacacgcagaaaaagttgaaaaatataaaatacacCACAAAATACTCATAATAATGACTCCTACTGATAAAAAGTCCTACGTTTTTCAGTGCAAAATTAACGAAAAACCTGCCCAAGCTATAGCCGGTAAAGGCACTCGTATCACCATTGAAAAAGATGGTAAAATATATAgtgatattattgatgCCGTTACTGGTGCTGCTGTTGGTGCTTTAGGGTGGGGTGATGAAGACATCGtcgatattattactgaAGCCGCCAAGACCTCTACCTATTCTTTCCCATCTTTGATTGGTAACAAACAATCCGAAGAACTGGCTAAATTTTACATCGACAATTCCCCAAAGGATGCATTTGCTTCTGCTTTATGGTGTTGCTCTGGTTCGGAAGCTAATGAAAGTTGTATGAAAATCATGTACCAGTACTGGTTAGAACGTGgcaagacaaaaaaaacaaaatttattgTTCAGATGAAACCTGATCTGaagtaa